The Dermacentor variabilis isolate Ectoservices chromosome 4, ASM5094787v1, whole genome shotgun sequence genome contains the following window.
catgcgccaaacactaggcatagattctttttaaaaagtttggacacctcagtgagtccttgtctgggcaagagcccggagAGTCCCAACAAATTGACTaaagacctcggccttcttctcagggatgagaaggtggatgaggtgttctgtaatatgtagttaagcactctgcgaagttttaaagttttatgagaactctagcttcttttaaaaagctaaaaacacaTGATACATCAACAAGCGCGTcttctcctaaaatcaaagctgggtgaaaagggatgtgttctttgtaaaatatggtaaaaaaTGTCTTCCTCAatggttcaagttttctgcatgaaaataggatatggtttactgctagttcatctccacatagttcacattggggtttgtcttgctttgttagaatgaagttgtgtgttaggtgtgtgtgtcctatgcAAAGACGGCACAGGatcacttctttgaaacgttcctggtgtgtgCAGGATTTCCATTCACCTAACACGGGTTTTAACAGGTGTAATTTGTTGCTTGCTTCATTGTTCCAGGCagactgccattttttccttAGTTTATGATTTTTGTGTTTAACAGTGCTCCAGGGAAAACTGGAAAATGTCAGCGTGACTCAGTTACTGTTCAGTGTATGTCCCATGATGTTTAGAGGTTTTCAAATCTAATATCTCTTCACAAGATTGGTcttgcatatcatcatcatcatcatcatcatcatcatcatcatcatcatcatcatcatcatcatcatcatcatcatcatcatcagcctggctaagcccactgcaaggcaaagtactctcccatacttctccaactaccccggtcatgtactatttgtggccatgttgtccctgcaaacttcttaatctcatccgcccacctaactttctgccgtcccctgctacacttcccttcctttggaaactagtccgttacccttaatgaccatcggttatcttccctccttattacatgtcctgcccatgccccatttctttttcttgatttcaactatgatgtcattaactcgctttgttccctcacccaatctgctcttttcttatcccttaacgttacacctaccattcttctttccatagctcgttgtgtcgtcctctatttaagcagaacccttttcgtaagcctccaggtttctgccccatacgtgagtactggtaagacacagctgttatatacttttctcttgagggataacggcaacctgctgttcatgatttgggaatgcctgccaaacgcactccagcccattcttattcttctgattatttccgtctcatgatccggatccgtggtcactacctgccctaagtagatgtattcccttacgacttccagtgcctcgctgcctattgtaaattgctgttctcttccgagactgttaaacattagttttctgcagattaatttttagacccactcttgtgctttgcctctccaggtcagtgagcatgcattgcaactggtcccctgagttactaagcaaggcaatatcatcagcgaatcgcaagttactaaggtattctccattaactcttatccccaatttttcccactccaggtctctgaatacctcctgtaaacacgctgtgaatagcattgaagagatcgtatctccctgcttgacgcctttctttatcggaattttgttgctttctttatggaggactacggtgcctgtggagccgctatagatatctttcagtatttttacatggctcgtctacaccctgattccgtaatgcctccatgactgctgaggtttcgacagaatcaaacgcattttcgtaatcaatgaaagctatatataagggttggttatattccgcacatttctctatcacttcattgatagtgtgaatgtggtctattgttgagtagcctttatgaaatcttgtctggttctttggttgacagaagtccaaggagttcctgattatatttgcgattaccttagtaaatactttgtaggcaacggacagtaagctgatcggtctataattcttcaagtctttggcgtcccctttcttatggattaagatgagtttagcgttcttccaagattccggtatgctcgagaccatgaggcattgcgcataccgggtggccagtttttctagaacaatctgcccaccatccttcaacaaatctgctgttacctgatgctccccagctgccttgcctcTTTGCATAGCTTTGCATGCCTCTTTGCATagcactgcttttaggcttcctccgttcctgagagcatgttcaattctgtccatattatacttctttgtcagctgtcttacgcttgttgattaacttcgaaagttctgccagctctattctagctgtagggttagaggctttcatacattggcgtttcttgatcagatctttcgtctcctgcgatagcttactggtatcctgtctaacggagttacgagtgacttctattgcacactccttaatgatgcccataagagtgTCGTTCATTAAACTGGTATATTACCTCCCGATCGTGCACAaaatgtctcccacaagcaagagaaaacttcaGGCAGCACGAAACAGCCACCTtcgtcttggccttccgaagcgGTCGCCGCGCTCAGGcgctgtagcagaagctggatgcctgcctcttgaaaccgcagcgcgcacagcactttcatcgtagtaTCAACACCATGAAATCTTTGAGGTCTGAGATGTTCTTCGAGCTCATCGCAATGACGTCGCACcatgtctttggagagcctaaaatgccttcgaaactcttcttcggcgATGCCGAACacgtcgcgtcgttgtctttaggcgctcgccagcagcacacCCAAAGGAGGCaccattgccgtctctgtctcagctcgtctaggtgccggctcgtcagctggcgctagactagccggcagccacggttgccctagcaaccctcgacatcatgctcgccaccgcgcgctACCCTCGagccctcgagcgaaccacttctccgcggttccttTCGTAGcggggaaccggttcctttccagatgattgacaacctgtgtgacgtcaacaaaatttgtcgtcccgcccaccagggatgacgacaacgaagcgccgaccaatggcaacagccagaccgaaccggttccaaagcgaaccgctacagaatacggctcCTCAGACCTCCCACTCCGCAGCGGTGACCCAGTATAAAATGGCGCgatggcgcgtcgccggagcgccATCTCGATAACGAcggatcgcggtgtgtgctgcccaatccgaaacgcagaaccgaATCCGTTCgacactgcgtgttctgtatgcggttgcctgttgttgaaataaggcagcagctgcgctcaaagattgCATTACCAAaaagcgtaatcgtcggcaattttttttacttgcggAAAGTGGCACAAAAAGAGCCTCTGTACATTGTCTTTGTTTTGTCTTAAGAAAGGTTGGTCTCCGGCCGAAACGTTGACACAATAAATGGCTTTGCTTTTAAAGAAGTACACCAACTTTTCACTTATAACTTTGCGGCAACCATAGGTACTTTTACCTTCAAGTTACATATTGTGAAGATCCGTACTCGTCCCGGATAGAAGCATAGGAGGTGGATAGGAGGAGGTCCCGATAGAGTCTTCGACTATGAGacctgcttatgttactgcacaTATGTAGTATTCCTGCATTTGTACGAATAAATAAGTTCTGAAATGAACAAACCGATTTTATTGAACAGTACGTCTGCCTCCTCGATATTCATGGGTACTGTCTGCCGACGTTCCACGAATCATCCACGCAGCGCCACGGTCGCCTCCGCGAGTGCTTGTTTGTTTGCCCCCCATCACCGGCTAACACCCACTATATGGCGGATTGGCCAAGGTGCGGATGGAATTAGAAGACGATTAGTGCCTCGCCCCTCTTTCATCTGCCTTTTCACATTGGTCTGCCACCTGTCTCTTGTGCGGGATTTTGCTTGTTGCTTCTTGGGTTTGTGTTGCAGTCGTTGAGCACGTCTTCCAACTCGAGTACGACGTCGCGCGCACgcaccacgcacgcacacacacactttcacCCTTTGACACTGCTAATGCGAACGCGTTAAAACAAAACACGTCAAGGTAAAAACCAAATTGTCACTTGACATCGAAAGAGGAGAGTTGGTCATTCAAAACAGCACTATACAGATGGCAATGCATAAGAAAGCGAAATGCACATTGACAAATGCCTAATCAGAACACTCAGtgcaggaaaggaagaaaaaaaaggcctCTCCTCTTCTGGAGAATGTTTGTGAAGCCTTCTGCAACTTTCTGCGCGAGGCAAAAATAATTGCATGCTAAAATTGTTCTTTTTGCTTCatatactttaaaaaaaattactgtaATACTTAGATATTTCATCATTCGCATTTGTAACAGTAGACATGTGAATACACATTTATAagaaatttatttcatttcatccTACCTTCCTAGAGAAAATAAATTGATAATAACAGTATTTTTCGCCGCCCGATTTGTGGCCGATAAACCatagtgggttgcgccatttgaCTAAGGACTAAGGTTGTCACAAGGGCAGTTGCTGAGCAGTTCAAGAACTTCCACTGGCTTCAAGGCGATTTTCGTTTTGTATTCTTGCTATGCATTACGACATTTGTCATCCCTTTCGTTCTTTCCCAAACGTTTTCATTGTTTCCTAGTCAGAACTAAGCGTGTTTCTCAAATTTTAGTGTGATCCTTGGCCATGCAGTCTGGCGTAGTGGGTATGGCGCCACCTTTAAAGGGAAAAGCCACACCAAATAAAGAAGAACGAGAAGAAGATGGAGGCTGCTACGTTGACACGACGCAGCCCACCGACGACGTCGTCCGTCCGCACACGGATGTCGACCTCTTCGCTGGTGACTCCATCACTGCTCTCGCGGGAACATCGGGCCCTTTTGCACGTCGTCAGGCTCGTGAGTGACTCCGTGCCTTATAGCCCTTAACAATACGAGAGTGCTTTTATATTATGCAAATTTTGTCGGAGTCGCCTGCATGCTACGCTGCATAGGGAAATGGATCGGTGACCGAAAGGCGCTAAGAGGAGCAGGGCgggaaaaaaaatgcgagaagatGGTGCGCACAggtcaaacaaaacaaaaagtaatgGTGGCGTATGCCTAGGCACATGCTGCGCCTTGCCAATTAAGCGAATGCCTCTAACTCGAATTCCAGTTTCGAGTTCACACACAACTCTatccgccgaaaaaaaaaatttgtgttcCCTCTCACATTGCTAACGAGTGCTTGCAATGGAAAGTCACATACTGCACAAGCATTGGCTATTGTACAGATACCAGCATCGCACATGAGATGCgtaaacaaacaagaaaatgctGCCAATGTGCTCAGCGTATGCTTGAACATTTTGTTCGCTAATTTTGTTGATATTGCTTGACCTGCTACGGTCCACACTAAGTTTACAGTATCCTCTACGGTACGATAGAACAAGATTGTACGCGAAGTACGATATTTAAGGCGCAAGAAAGGGGCATCGAAGAGCAACAGTGAATCGCTTTAATTATCGAAAGTATTGGAAGTGCAGACCTGTTGGTGTAGCATCGCCAAAGATAAGCGATACGCAACACCGAGAGCAAGACGAAACAACACGAGCGCTAACGTGATACTACAGACACAAACTCCGAAACTTTGGCTTTGTGAAAACCGTACGCGCGCATGCGTCCATCAAGCCCTTCTTGTACGGTTTCTTTCTATCACACAGTGAAGGTCACTATTGCAGCCGTATCAGCAGATGACTTTCAGTTACGCCCTTCAACCGATGCGCAACGAGACTACAGTTATCGCAATGGTGAACGATTTCTCTATCAATGAGCCTAACAAAGGGAACGCTGACACATCTCGCTGTGCCGTGGTTGTGCCTTAAAGTTTGAATGGTTTGCTGCCGTCTGTTTATGCTTATTCGCCCTTGTAAGGTGTGTACGCTTTCAGACCTTGCAGGTAGTGGTCAGCGTAGCGTCCTGGTCTCCTGCTTCCCATATTTAACGCTCTTTGCTCTCCCAAACTTGTACTAGCTAAGCTGACCTAGCGGCATCAGTACCGCTACTAATGCGTCGCGGTGCGGTAACACTGACGTGTGCTCGTCTCGCAGGTGGGCCCGAGCCTGGCGTGCAGCGCAGCCAGCGCCACCTCCCTGGCGCGCCGCGAACGCCGGCCGTGCTTGCAAATCACCCCGCTGGCAGTGGCCGCGTTCGTCGCGGGCACCGCGCTGGTCGCCCTAGCGCTGGTGTTCAGGGGGATGGTGCGGAGGCGGCTGGCCGCCAGGCCGCCCCTGCGTTGCGGCACGGCCGACTGCCTGCGGCACGCCTTCCGGCTGCAGTCGGCGTTGAACCGCTCGGTGGACCCGTGCCACGACTTCGGCGCCTTCGTCTGCGGCAGCGCCGGTGGCGATGTCCCGGACGTCAGGGTGGGCTCCCACCGCGTCTCGGTTGCAGTGCTCGCGTATATAGCCAGCGACAAATCAAGAATGCAGGAGAGGCCCTGCCTAAAGGAAGCGCGACGCGCCAACCTTCTATCGCTCCGCGTTTCGGAAAGTGTAATGGCGAATGAAAAAGTGTTTTCGCCTATTTTTGATTAGCCAATATATTGTACATATAGATAATTACAAATatgcgtactattctacgtaccttacaccaTTTTCCCACACAGTGTctacaccggttcagacatttctCCCATCGCAGCAGTAAACTTGAGATCCCCCTGTGGTAGTATTCGTCCGGCTTACTGTGGAACCAGCGTAGGACTGCTGTCCTGCCAGGAACGTCTTCAGCGGACCGAATAAAATTttctccatacgtgggctgcattttcctgtggatttcgatgggcgttcgccccttggtccacagaaaacgaatcacacttcgttgctcgtacgatTCGGACGTGTGACGCACaatcgccatcttcaacaactgacagcagcgccgtgcagCGGAGATACCAGCAAATAAGGCCGGCCGGTCCAACAAGAGGTCCACCACTGGGAATGAATATGTTGACTCCGCATTTACAGCTCTAATATGTCTTAAAAAATAGGCGCAAAGACTCTCTGATTCGCCCTTTGGTTACGGGAAGAGAAGTGCGCTCAAGTTGCTTAGTCACAATAAGCGCGCCTTTTTCGCGCACGGCACGCTCACTGACAGCCGCAATCGCCGGAATTATTTCAAGCCAAAACCGTTTGAAGTAAGTTAGGTTTAAAGGCTTGGCCTTACCGCGGTCAGGCCAAGCCTCTAACCAAACCCTCTTCGAATTAAATTATTCGCCTGTGCTATGATCTCTCTTCGTACGCACACTTGGCAATGGTCCGAACATGTGCGCCTGCGGAAACACCAACACATATTCGCTAACATACTAACCGAGATGTTGGCGAGGAAGTGTTGGTGTTTAGATATGTATCTCGGCGGAGACTtagtcgtcgtcgccgtcttcggCTGTCAACACTGCGCGCAGGCCGAGCTGTGGCAGCAATGGTCCGCCAGTGTGCTGCAGCTCCTCCAAACCAGCCACAAAAGAGCGGGCAGCGCGGAGGCGAAGATGGCAGCCATGCTTCGCTCCTGCCTCAGGATCGAGCCGACCGGCACCTTCCGCGAGAATATTGTCGCACTCCACCATTTCGTCGACGAGCGCAGACTCGCATGGCCTGGAGCTGAGGTACTTGCTGGTCATCTTCTCAATTCGAGCAAGCGAGTGATAGTAACTTCCTTTACGGCAATAACGAGGTTTAACTAAAGTACGCGTTCACTTGGATAGGACACAAGCGGAGTGAGTGAACTTCATTGGAGGAAGAGAGACAAATTTATTCAAGGTCAAATGATGGCGGTCAAAGTGCTCCTCCTCCAAGCGGACAAGAGCGAACTGGTCGACGCGAGCTGTCGAGGCCAGCCACGCGCGCCAGTGTGCAGGAGGAGGATGGGTTGTTGGAGAGACCTGATGGCTGTGGGGAAAGTGAACAATATATCCATCATAGCAGCCCACGGCGAACCTTAATAAGCGGATTCGTCACCCCAGCCCGACTCCTCCTACACCCGGCCGTTATTACCGATCATGCCCCAATCACCCTTGCCACTACGCGAACGTTGAACGTCCTTGCATAACAAGACATGTTTCACTTTCGCGTAGGGGCAAGGATGACAGGGGCAGGATGGGTAAGAACGGTTAAAGGAAGAGTCGGGCTGGCGGCGACGATGGCTCTCAGTGTATGCGTCTGCGAGGTAGTTAGCCAAGGGTGTGCGTAAGGAGTGTCAGTATTGTATGTCGGAGGTGGGCGTAATGTGCTTTAGGGTGTTCTTTAAATATACACTTCGTCGGCCGTGTGCGGTGAAGGCCAGTGAATTGCCGGCGCGCGGACACGAGCCTCGCGGGTAGCCTGACCAGCCACTTCATTACCGGCAATCCCTGTGTAGCCCGGCACCCACGCCTCTGTGACTGAAGCAGATGGTGATAATTCCTTATAGGCCGCTCGTGGTGTCCACATccactgctatatatatatatatatatatatatatatatatatatatatatatatatatatatatatatatatatatatatatatatatatatatatcttttcctTTGCTTTATTATTTACCTTGGCCCTAACGCGGGCTAGCGGGCGCAAGGGGATGCTCCTCAAGCTGAGCTTCGTGCTTTTCTCACATTAAAATGTTCTCTCTTCTTTCGGTCCAGGACGAATTTTGGCTCAGCGCCAACCTTTATTCCTCTATGCCCCTCACCTGCGGCGCCATTCAAGGTGCCTTACTTTCCCCTATACTGAAAGGGAAAACTTGTCATCCATACGATTGTCATTGTCATCCATGTGTACAATGGGGACGGCGGCCGCAGGAACAGTTCACACAGCCGCTATTTCGGCCAACACGGTGAGCAGTGAGTGGTTAGACGACACAAGACTTTCGCCAAAGCTGCAGAGGCAGTGTATACCTCAAAATTATGCATTCTGTGTGCACTGCCGAAGGCTACGAATGTAGCAGTCCGATGTGTGCTGTTACCCTTTATATTATAGCCATTACAGCAGCATACTTATAAGGCTGTTACGGCCGTGTGCCTGTTGTCATCGTTAACTTGCCGCGCATTCGCGCCTCGGTAGCTGCGCCACGACACGCTCGGTAGCTGTGCCACGACACGGCTTAACCCActtctgttcaccatgcaggATTTCGTTTGCGCTATCTCCTGCGTGCTGTTCCCCGTTCTTCTGGGCCCGGTATCAGCCATCCACGTGAACTACCCTTTCCCGGCTTGCTTCGTCACCGTGGACAACTGGCGCCTACTTCCAGCGTTGGCCACTGTAGTTTCTGCGGCGCTGGAACCTGGAAACTGGACGCTCGAAGAGGAATTCATGGTCACACCGTCATCGACTTCATCAGGCACACTGCGTATAAATCATCCCCGCCAGCCGggcgcgctctgtgggctcggtagctgtgccacgacacggcttaa
Protein-coding sequences here:
- the LOC142577971 gene encoding uncharacterized protein LOC142577971, whose product is MEAATLTRRSPPTTSSVRTRMSTSSLVTPSLLSREHRALLHVVRLVGPSLACSAASATSLARRERRPCLQITPLAVAAFVAGTALVALALVFRGMVRRRLAARPPLRCGTADCLRHAFRLQSALNRSVDPCHDFGAFVCGSAGGDVPDVRVGSHRVSVAVLAYIASDKSRMQERPCLKEARRANLLSLRVSESVMANEKVFSPIFD